In Amycolatopsis endophytica, the following are encoded in one genomic region:
- a CDS encoding aldo/keto reductase, with the protein MAKWTPLLIPLLESGRIRHVGVSNHNLTEIALTDRILGEAGFRVEAVQNHYSLLYRSSERAGILDHCRAHDVRFFSYLVLEQGALTGRYSPAHPMPAGSSRAVYNCMLPRLRALTNRMAAIGEDRGASAADVATAWAIAKGTTPIIGVTKAGHLDGLVRALGIDLAGEEIAELEALADAADVDTRGSWEHDM; encoded by the coding sequence TTGGCCAAGTGGACGCCGCTGCTGATTCCGCTGCTGGAGAGCGGCAGGATCAGGCATGTCGGCGTCTCGAACCACAACTTGACGGAGATCGCGCTGACCGACCGGATCCTCGGCGAGGCCGGGTTCCGCGTGGAGGCGGTCCAGAACCACTACAGCCTCCTGTACCGGAGCTCCGAGCGTGCGGGCATTCTCGATCACTGCCGCGCGCACGACGTGCGGTTCTTCTCCTACCTGGTCCTCGAGCAAGGGGCGCTGACCGGCAGGTACAGTCCGGCGCATCCGATGCCGGCGGGCAGCAGCCGGGCCGTGTACAACTGCATGCTGCCCCGGCTCCGGGCGCTGACGAACCGGATGGCAGCGATCGGCGAGGACCGGGGCGCGTCCGCCGCCGACGTCGCCACCGCCTGGGCCATCGCCAAGGGCACCACCCCGATCATCGGGGTCACGAAGGCGGGTCACCTCGACGGGCTGGTCCGAGCCCTTGGCATCGACCTCGCCGGCGAGGAGATCGCGGAGCTGGAGGCACTGGCGGATGCCGCGGACGTCGACACGCGCGGCAGCTGGGAGCACGACATGTAG
- a CDS encoding creatininase family protein: MNPLPPDTTGDVRDREPAVAVLPVGSLEQHGPHLPLTTDTLIACAVAGEIAREHGFWLLPPVTVSCSHEHAAWPGTVSISATTLVAVVEDIAASLRASGVGKLVLVNGHGGNHVLANVVQSAGGAMVLFPAYGEWQAARAAAGVRTSNDEDMHAGELETSILLHASPDVVRPGYADADSAPGDLRHLLSLGLAPYTQSGVAGHPSRASAGKGRAVLAALTESFRVHLPVLGG; encoded by the coding sequence ATGAATCCGCTCCCGCCGGACACCACCGGCGACGTGCGCGACCGCGAGCCCGCCGTGGCGGTCCTGCCCGTCGGAAGCCTCGAACAACACGGTCCGCACCTGCCGCTGACCACCGACACGCTGATCGCCTGCGCGGTCGCGGGAGAGATCGCGCGGGAGCACGGGTTCTGGCTGCTGCCGCCGGTCACCGTGTCCTGCTCGCACGAGCACGCCGCGTGGCCGGGCACGGTCAGCATCTCGGCGACGACGCTGGTGGCCGTCGTCGAGGACATCGCGGCGTCGCTGCGCGCCTCCGGCGTCGGCAAGCTCGTGCTGGTCAACGGGCACGGCGGCAACCACGTGCTGGCCAACGTCGTGCAGTCCGCGGGCGGGGCGATGGTCCTGTTCCCCGCCTACGGCGAATGGCAGGCGGCCCGCGCCGCCGCGGGTGTGCGGACGAGCAACGACGAAGACATGCACGCCGGTGAGCTGGAGACCTCCATCCTGCTGCACGCCAGCCCGGACGTGGTGCGGCCCGGCTACGCGGACGCGGATTCGGCACCCGGCGATCTGCGCCACCTCCTTTCGCTCGGACTGGCCCCCTACACACAGTCGGGGGTGGCGGGTCATCCGTCACGCGCTTCGGCCGGAAAAGGACGCGCGGTGCTGGCGGCGCTGACCGAGTCCTTCCGCGTGCACCTGCCCGTGCTCGGCGGGTGA
- a CDS encoding inositol monophosphatase family protein has product MDHLGLLPVAREAVALGRRIVTSRAPRSVTEKAERDLVTDIDLAVEEAVRGFLARETPDIGVVGEEHGGERGELWWVLDPVDGTANFARGIPLTGISLALVAGPSAVVAAIDLPFLDAVYTAVEGYGAYSGETRIGVSGVRDLGRAMVSVGDFAVGEGAGSKNRLRLSLLAALGSRAERVRMIGSAAADLAWVADGRLDATVNLSNLPWDTMAGVLLVREAGGLVLDTDGSDHTVESANTVALSPGLRDVLLGMLR; this is encoded by the coding sequence GTGGACCACCTCGGCCTGCTCCCCGTCGCCCGCGAAGCCGTCGCTCTCGGGCGGCGCATCGTGACCTCGCGTGCGCCGCGGTCGGTCACCGAGAAGGCCGAACGCGATCTGGTGACCGACATCGACCTGGCCGTGGAGGAGGCAGTACGCGGATTTCTGGCGCGGGAGACGCCGGACATCGGGGTCGTCGGTGAGGAGCACGGCGGTGAGCGGGGCGAGCTGTGGTGGGTGCTGGACCCGGTGGACGGGACGGCGAACTTCGCCCGTGGCATCCCGCTGACCGGGATCTCGCTGGCCCTGGTCGCCGGGCCCAGCGCCGTGGTGGCCGCGATCGACCTGCCGTTCCTGGACGCCGTCTACACCGCCGTCGAAGGCTACGGCGCCTACTCGGGCGAGACGCGGATCGGCGTGTCCGGGGTGCGCGACCTCGGGCGCGCCATGGTGTCGGTGGGCGATTTCGCCGTGGGCGAGGGCGCCGGATCGAAGAACCGGCTGCGCCTGTCCCTGCTGGCGGCGCTGGGGTCACGGGCGGAGCGGGTGCGCATGATCGGTTCGGCCGCGGCGGATCTGGCGTGGGTCGCGGACGGCCGCCTGGACGCGACGGTGAACCTGTCGAACCTGCCGTGGGACACGATGGCGGGGGTGCTGCTGGTCCGCGAGGCCGGCGGGCTGGTGCTGGACACCGACGGCAGCGACCACACGGTGGAGTCCGCGAACACGGTCGCCCTGTCGCCCGGTCTGCGTGACGTCCTGCTGGGGATGCTCCGGTAG
- a CDS encoding aspartate/glutamate racemase family protein, whose product MKVIGLLGGMSWESSLEYYRLVNERVKAALGGFHSARTVLYSVDFAEIEALQVAGRWDEAGAVLARAARALEAAGADVVVVCTNTMHKVAGDIAAAVGIPLLHLADATAAAIVADGHKRAGLLGTRFTMEQPFYRDRLAAHGLDVLVPGPDDRDLVHRVIYDELVLGVVREESRAAYRGVIARLVEAGADAVIYGCTEIELLVGPGDSEAPTFPTTRLHAEAAADFALGLRPLPPSP is encoded by the coding sequence ATGAAGGTGATCGGCCTGCTGGGTGGCATGAGCTGGGAATCGTCGCTGGAGTACTACCGTCTCGTCAACGAGCGGGTGAAAGCGGCGCTCGGTGGGTTCCACTCCGCGCGCACCGTCCTGTACTCGGTCGACTTCGCCGAGATCGAGGCGTTGCAGGTGGCCGGACGCTGGGACGAGGCGGGGGCGGTGCTGGCACGGGCGGCGCGGGCGCTCGAAGCGGCCGGCGCGGACGTCGTCGTGGTGTGCACCAACACCATGCACAAGGTCGCCGGGGACATCGCCGCCGCGGTCGGGATTCCGCTGCTGCACCTCGCCGACGCCACGGCCGCCGCGATCGTCGCCGACGGTCACAAGCGGGCCGGGCTGCTGGGCACCCGCTTCACGATGGAACAGCCGTTCTACCGCGACCGGCTCGCCGCGCACGGGCTCGACGTGCTGGTGCCCGGGCCGGACGACCGCGACCTCGTCCACCGCGTCATCTACGACGAACTCGTCCTCGGCGTGGTGCGGGAGGAATCCCGGGCGGCCTACCGCGGCGTCATCGCGCGGCTCGTCGAGGCCGGTGCGGACGCCGTGATCTACGGCTGCACCGAGATCGAACTGCTCGTCGGGCCCGGCGACAGCGAAGCGCCGACTTTCCCGACCACGCGCCTGCACGCCGAGGCCGCCGCCGATTTCGCGCTCGGCCTGCGCCCGCTTCCCCCGTCCCCGTAA
- a CDS encoding MFS transporter: MLKGLGTVWILDGLEVTIVGSIASRLTEPGSGAGLTESGVGMAAACYVAGACLGALLFGQLTDRYGRKKLFLVTLAVYVAATVATAFTFAPWFFYLARFVTGAGIGGEYAAINSAVDELIPARVRGRVDLVVNGTYWGGSAAGSAAALFFLDTAIFPPGVGWRLAFGLGALLGVLIFVVRRHVPESPRWLFIHGREPDASHIVGSIEDEVRRETGAELAEPESEIRVRQRRATPFREIARTAFRDYPRRTILGLALFVGQAFLYNGITFNVGTLLSTYYGTSSGFVPVLVAIYAVGNMLGPLLLGPLFDTVGRRTMITVSYLGSALLSVPLIWVFVSGTGGVWGFLALLVATFFLASAGASSAYLTVSEIFPMETRALAIAFFYVVGTGAGGIVGPLLFGSLVESADRGMAAIGFAVGAGVMALGGLAELAFGVDAERKSLEDVAKPLSAS; the protein is encoded by the coding sequence GTGCTCAAGGGACTCGGCACGGTGTGGATCCTCGACGGGCTCGAGGTGACGATCGTCGGCTCCATCGCCTCCCGCCTGACCGAACCGGGCAGCGGCGCGGGCCTGACCGAGTCCGGCGTCGGGATGGCCGCGGCGTGCTACGTCGCGGGTGCGTGCCTGGGCGCACTGCTGTTCGGTCAGCTCACCGACCGGTACGGGCGCAAGAAACTGTTCCTGGTGACCCTCGCCGTCTACGTCGCCGCGACGGTCGCGACCGCCTTCACGTTCGCGCCGTGGTTCTTCTACCTCGCCCGGTTCGTCACCGGTGCCGGGATCGGCGGCGAGTACGCCGCCATCAACTCGGCGGTCGACGAGCTGATCCCGGCGCGGGTGCGCGGGAGGGTCGACCTCGTGGTGAACGGCACCTACTGGGGCGGTTCCGCGGCCGGTTCGGCCGCCGCGTTGTTCTTCCTGGACACCGCGATCTTCCCGCCGGGCGTGGGCTGGCGGCTCGCGTTCGGGCTGGGCGCGCTACTCGGGGTGCTGATCTTCGTGGTGCGGCGGCACGTCCCGGAGAGCCCGCGGTGGTTGTTCATCCACGGCCGCGAGCCCGACGCGTCGCACATCGTCGGGTCGATCGAAGACGAGGTGCGCCGGGAAACCGGCGCCGAACTCGCCGAGCCGGAGTCGGAGATCCGCGTACGGCAGCGGCGCGCCACGCCGTTCCGCGAGATCGCGCGCACCGCCTTCCGCGACTACCCGCGCCGCACGATTCTGGGCCTGGCCCTGTTCGTCGGCCAGGCGTTCCTCTACAACGGCATCACCTTCAACGTCGGCACCCTGCTCAGCACCTACTACGGGACGTCGTCGGGATTCGTGCCGGTGCTCGTGGCGATCTACGCGGTGGGCAACATGCTGGGCCCGCTGCTGCTCGGGCCGCTGTTCGACACCGTCGGCCGCCGCACGATGATCACGGTCAGCTACCTCGGCTCGGCGCTGCTGTCGGTGCCGCTGATCTGGGTGTTCGTCTCCGGGACCGGCGGGGTGTGGGGCTTCCTGGCGCTGCTCGTGGCGACGTTCTTCCTCGCCTCCGCCGGGGCCAGCTCGGCGTACCTGACGGTCAGCGAGATCTTCCCGATGGAAACCCGCGCGCTGGCGATCGCGTTCTTCTACGTGGTCGGCACCGGGGCGGGCGGCATCGTCGGGCCGCTCCTGTTCGGTTCGCTCGTCGAGTCCGCCGACCGCGGGATGGCCGCCATCGGGTTCGCCGTCGGCGCGGGCGTGATGGCCCTGGGCGGGCTCGCGGAGCTGGCGTTCGGTGTCGATGCCGAGCGGAAATCCCTGGAGGACGTGGCGAAACCGCTCAGCGCGAGCTGA
- a CDS encoding lysophospholipid acyltransferase family protein: protein MAELVYPPVVLFAKTMFRVLDLKLRVEGSEHLPARGGAVIACNHVSYLDFIFCGLGAQPAKRLVRFMAKKPVFDHRISGPLMRGMGHIPVDRAAGRGAYDEAVDRLRAGEVVGVFPEATISPSFTVEEVKSGAARMAAEAGVPLIPMAVWGTQRLWTKGHPRRLAQRHVPISVLMGEPLRPGPAHDPDVVTRELRNRMSLLLDKAQAEYPESPARPEDRWWLPAHLGGTAPAP from the coding sequence ATGGCAGAGCTCGTGTACCCGCCCGTCGTCCTGTTCGCGAAGACCATGTTCCGGGTCCTCGACCTGAAATTGCGGGTCGAGGGCAGCGAGCACCTCCCGGCACGCGGTGGCGCCGTGATCGCGTGCAACCACGTCAGCTACCTCGACTTCATCTTCTGCGGGCTGGGTGCGCAGCCGGCGAAGCGGCTGGTGCGGTTCATGGCCAAGAAGCCGGTGTTCGACCACCGGATCTCCGGTCCGCTGATGCGCGGCATGGGCCACATCCCGGTCGATCGCGCGGCGGGACGGGGCGCCTACGACGAGGCCGTCGACCGGCTGCGGGCGGGTGAGGTCGTCGGAGTGTTCCCGGAGGCCACGATCAGCCCGTCGTTCACCGTCGAGGAGGTCAAGTCCGGCGCGGCACGGATGGCGGCCGAGGCCGGGGTGCCGCTGATCCCGATGGCGGTCTGGGGCACGCAGCGCCTGTGGACGAAGGGCCATCCGCGCAGGCTGGCTCAGCGGCACGTGCCGATCTCGGTGCTGATGGGCGAGCCGCTCCGGCCCGGGCCCGCGCACGATCCCGACGTGGTGACCCGCGAGCTGCGCAACCGGATGAGCCTGCTGCTGGACAAGGCCCAGGCGGAGTATCCGGAGAGCCCCGCGCGCCCCGAAGACCGCTGGTGGCTGCCCGCCCACCTCGGTGGCACCGCACCGGCTCCGTGA
- a CDS encoding MarR family winged helix-turn-helix transcriptional regulator yields MVTEDGDDAPLTLYLVKRLELVIRSLMDEALRPFGLTTLQYTALTALRHRNRLSSAQLARRSFVRPQTMHTMVLTLEKYGLIQREEDPRNRRVLLAALTDRGRAVLDECTPLVRGFEARMLAGMDDRRRAAFRLDLEDGYESLASYATGQRALTNGAGE; encoded by the coding sequence GTGGTGACTGAGGACGGCGACGACGCTCCACTGACGCTCTACCTGGTCAAGCGGCTGGAGCTGGTGATCCGCTCGCTCATGGACGAGGCGCTGCGGCCGTTCGGGCTGACCACCCTGCAGTACACCGCGCTGACCGCGTTGCGGCACCGGAACCGGCTGTCCTCGGCGCAGCTGGCGCGCCGCTCGTTCGTGCGCCCGCAGACCATGCACACCATGGTGCTCACGCTGGAGAAGTACGGCCTGATCCAGCGCGAGGAGGACCCCCGCAACCGTCGCGTCCTCCTCGCCGCGCTCACCGACCGGGGCCGCGCGGTGCTGGACGAATGCACTCCCCTGGTCCGCGGGTTCGAGGCCCGCATGCTGGCCGGAATGGACGACCGCCGCCGCGCGGCCTTCCGCCTCGACCTGGAGGACGGCTACGAGTCGCTCGCCTCCTACGCCACCGGTCAGCGCGCGCTGACGAACGGCGCGGGCGAGTAG
- a CDS encoding LLM class flavin-dependent oxidoreductase, with amino-acid sequence MQFGIFSVSDVTTDPTTGQTPDDTQRVRSMLTIAQHADQAGLDVFATGEHHNPPFVASSPTTMLGYLAGVTKNIVLSTSTTLITTNDPVKIAEDYAMLQVISNGRMDLMMGRGNTGPVYPWFGKDIRQGIPLAIENYALLRRLWEEDVVDWEGNFRTPLRGFTATPRPLDGVPPFVWHGSIRSPEIAEQAAYYGDGFFHNNIFWPMSHTKQMVQFYRQRWEHYGHGPAGTAIVGLGGQAFLRKNSQDAWNEFRPYFDNAPVYGHGPSMEDFTATTPLTVGSPQQVIDRYASMREDVGDYQRQLFLIDHAGLPLKTVLEQIDLLAEEVVPVLRKEMESQRPEGVPANPPSHAERVEQARAKTS; translated from the coding sequence ATGCAGTTCGGGATCTTCTCCGTGAGTGACGTGACCACGGATCCGACGACCGGGCAGACGCCGGACGACACCCAGCGCGTGCGGTCGATGCTGACCATCGCCCAGCACGCCGACCAGGCCGGGCTGGACGTGTTCGCGACCGGCGAGCACCACAACCCGCCGTTCGTCGCGTCCTCACCCACCACGATGCTCGGATACCTGGCGGGCGTCACGAAGAACATCGTCCTGTCCACCTCGACGACGCTGATCACCACGAACGACCCGGTGAAGATCGCCGAGGACTACGCGATGCTGCAGGTCATCTCGAACGGCCGGATGGACCTGATGATGGGCCGCGGCAACACCGGCCCGGTCTACCCGTGGTTCGGCAAGGACATCCGGCAGGGTATCCCGCTGGCGATCGAGAACTACGCGCTGTTGCGGCGGTTGTGGGAGGAGGACGTGGTCGACTGGGAGGGCAACTTCCGCACGCCGCTGCGTGGTTTCACCGCCACCCCGCGCCCGCTCGACGGTGTCCCGCCGTTCGTGTGGCACGGTTCGATCCGCAGCCCGGAAATCGCCGAACAGGCCGCGTACTATGGTGATGGATTTTTCCACAACAACATTTTCTGGCCCATGTCGCACACGAAGCAGATGGTCCAGTTCTACCGGCAGCGCTGGGAGCACTACGGTCACGGCCCCGCCGGCACGGCGATCGTCGGACTGGGCGGGCAGGCGTTCCTGCGCAAGAACTCGCAGGACGCGTGGAACGAGTTCCGGCCCTACTTCGACAACGCCCCCGTCTACGGCCACGGCCCGTCGATGGAAGACTTCACCGCGACGACCCCTCTGACGGTCGGCAGCCCGCAGCAGGTCATCGACCGGTACGCGAGCATGCGCGAGGACGTGGGCGACTACCAGCGGCAGCTGTTCCTGATCGACCACGCCGGACTGCCGTTGAAGACGGTGCTGGAGCAGATCGACCTGCTGGCCGAGGAGGTCGTTCCGGTGCTGCGCAAGGAAATGGAGTCGCAGCGCCCGGAGGGCGTGCCCGCGAACCCGCCGTCGCACGCGGAGCGGGTGGAGCAGGCCCGGGCGAAGACTTCCTGA
- a CDS encoding SDR family NAD(P)-dependent oxidoreductase: protein MAGRVAGKVALVTGAARGQGRADAVRLAHEGADVIVVDIADTLPSVAYASPTPADLDETVSLVEKTGRRAVRVRADVRDLAKLREAVDAGVAELGGLDVVVANAGICVPAAWDDVTERIFDWPSGRRC, encoded by the coding sequence GTGGCGGGACGGGTCGCGGGCAAGGTCGCCCTGGTGACCGGTGCGGCGCGCGGTCAGGGCCGGGCGGACGCGGTGCGGCTGGCGCACGAGGGCGCCGACGTGATCGTGGTGGACATCGCGGACACGCTGCCCAGCGTCGCCTACGCCTCCCCCACACCCGCGGATCTCGACGAGACCGTGAGCCTGGTGGAAAAGACCGGGCGCCGGGCCGTGCGGGTGCGGGCGGACGTGCGGGACCTGGCGAAGCTGCGCGAGGCCGTCGACGCCGGGGTGGCGGAGCTGGGCGGGCTGGACGTCGTCGTCGCCAACGCCGGGATCTGCGTGCCCGCGGCGTGGGACGACGTGACCGAGCGGATCTTCGATTGGCCAAGTGGACGCCGCTGCTGA
- a CDS encoding VOC family protein — protein MAVQLNHTIVEARDREETAKFLTDVLGLPDAVPYGPFLVVQTSNEVSLDVIGTDEPVHPQHYAFLVDDEEFDRIFERITARSLDYWADPYGREPGRINHNDGGRGVYWNDPNGHRLEIITKPYGG, from the coding sequence ATGGCCGTGCAGCTGAACCACACGATCGTCGAGGCACGGGACAGGGAGGAGACGGCGAAGTTCCTGACCGACGTCCTCGGCCTGCCGGACGCGGTGCCCTACGGCCCGTTCCTCGTCGTGCAGACCTCCAACGAGGTGTCGCTGGACGTGATCGGCACCGACGAGCCGGTGCACCCGCAGCACTACGCCTTCCTCGTCGACGACGAGGAGTTCGACCGCATCTTCGAGCGGATCACGGCGCGGTCGCTGGACTACTGGGCCGATCCGTACGGGCGGGAGCCGGGCCGCATCAACCACAACGACGGCGGCCGGGGCGTCTACTGGAACGACCCGAACGGCCACCGGCTGGAGATCATCACCAAACCTTACGGCGGCTAG
- a CDS encoding GTP cyclohydrolase II has protein sequence MREQDIAESTLSTRRGPFRAVAFRDGAEHLALVYGRLRRDDVLVRVHSECLTGDVFGAVRCECGDQLGAALDAIVEAGSGVLVYLRGHEGRGIGLVAKVRTHVLQDEGGLDTVDSATTLGLPVDVRDYGPAARVLRHLGVRSVRLMSNNPDKITALESHGIRVAARVPLLAPASADNIRYLTAKRDRLGHVLPQVDAFDVAES, from the coding sequence ATGCGCGAACAGGACATCGCCGAATCCACGCTGAGCACGCGCCGCGGCCCGTTCCGCGCCGTCGCCTTCCGGGACGGGGCCGAGCATCTGGCGCTGGTGTACGGGCGGTTGCGGCGCGACGACGTGCTGGTGCGCGTGCACTCGGAATGCCTCACCGGCGACGTGTTCGGCGCCGTGCGCTGCGAGTGCGGCGACCAGCTGGGCGCGGCGCTGGACGCGATCGTGGAGGCGGGCAGCGGGGTGCTGGTGTACCTGCGCGGGCACGAGGGACGCGGGATCGGCCTGGTGGCGAAGGTCCGCACCCACGTACTGCAGGACGAGGGCGGCCTGGACACGGTCGATTCCGCCACGACGCTCGGCCTGCCGGTGGACGTGCGTGACTACGGCCCGGCGGCGCGGGTGCTGCGGCACCTCGGGGTGCGGTCGGTGCGGCTGATGTCGAACAACCCGGACAAGATCACGGCACTGGAGTCGCACGGGATCCGCGTGGCCGCGCGCGTGCCGTTGCTGGCGCCCGCGAGCGCGGACAACATCCGGTACCTGACCGCGAAGCGCGACCGGCTCGGGCACGTCCTGCCGCAGGTGGACGCCTTCGACGTCGCGGAGTCCTGA
- a CDS encoding VOC family protein yields MTLDLFAGIAVADHAAALVWYECFFGGPPTYVVSDTEALWEVTEHGSVVVELRPDRAGHAFHTLFVTDFDERVAAIGERGLQPTRQETYDNGVRKVIYHDPEGNEISYGGAPEGA; encoded by the coding sequence ATGACACTCGACCTGTTCGCCGGTATCGCCGTCGCCGATCATGCCGCCGCGCTCGTCTGGTACGAGTGCTTCTTCGGTGGCCCGCCGACCTACGTCGTCAGTGACACGGAGGCCCTGTGGGAGGTCACCGAACACGGCTCGGTCGTCGTGGAGTTGCGGCCGGATCGTGCGGGGCACGCGTTCCACACGCTGTTCGTCACCGACTTCGACGAGCGGGTCGCCGCCATCGGCGAGCGCGGGCTGCAGCCGACAAGGCAAGAAACCTACGACAACGGGGTCCGCAAAGTCATCTACCACGATCCGGAAGGCAACGAAATCTCCTACGGCGGCGCACCCGAAGGCGCCTGA
- a CDS encoding SDR family oxidoreductase, which yields MPKPLSEQVAVIAGASSGIGRASALAFARRGARVVCAARGAEALESLVREIRDGGGQAVAVPTDVADPAAVRALAAAAEREFGHVDTWVNAAAVAVFGYVEEISDEEFDRVMRVNFLGHVHGVKAALPALRRAGGGVIIGIASVEGVRSVPLHAPYTASKFALRGFYDTVRVELAQRGDPVTVTTILPAAIDTPFFEHARSKLGALPKPPPPVYAPEGVADSIVFAAEHPRREIAVGGAALAFFLGQRLSPALTDAVLSVRRLGSQAFRNDRPDNGVDNVDTPVAESGRVRGSGSGRVFRAGLVSRLLARLPRPGELATAAVSGLNRRR from the coding sequence ATGCCGAAACCGCTGTCCGAGCAGGTGGCCGTCATCGCCGGGGCGTCGAGCGGGATCGGGCGTGCCAGTGCGCTCGCCTTCGCGCGGCGCGGAGCGCGGGTGGTGTGCGCGGCCCGCGGTGCGGAGGCCCTGGAATCGCTGGTGCGCGAGATCCGCGACGGCGGCGGGCAGGCCGTGGCCGTGCCCACCGATGTCGCCGATCCGGCGGCGGTCCGCGCACTCGCGGCGGCGGCCGAACGCGAGTTCGGGCACGTCGACACCTGGGTGAACGCCGCCGCGGTCGCCGTGTTCGGCTACGTCGAGGAGATCAGCGACGAGGAGTTCGACCGCGTGATGCGGGTCAACTTCCTCGGCCACGTGCACGGCGTCAAGGCGGCGCTGCCCGCGCTGCGCCGCGCCGGTGGCGGCGTGATCATCGGCATCGCCTCGGTCGAGGGGGTGCGGTCGGTGCCCCTGCACGCGCCCTACACGGCGAGCAAGTTCGCGTTGCGCGGCTTCTACGACACGGTCCGGGTGGAACTCGCCCAGCGCGGCGACCCGGTCACGGTGACCACGATCCTGCCCGCCGCGATCGACACCCCGTTCTTCGAACACGCCCGCAGCAAACTCGGCGCACTGCCGAAACCGCCGCCGCCGGTGTACGCCCCGGAGGGCGTCGCGGACAGCATCGTGTTCGCCGCGGAGCACCCGCGCCGCGAGATCGCGGTCGGCGGGGCGGCGCTGGCGTTCTTCCTCGGTCAGCGGCTGTCACCGGCACTGACCGACGCGGTGTTGTCGGTGCGCCGGCTCGGTTCGCAGGCGTTCCGCAACGACCGCCCGGACAACGGAGTCGACAATGTGGACACTCCGGTGGCGGAGTCCGGCCGGGTGCGGGGGAGCGGGTCCGGCCGGGTGTTCCGGGCCGGGCTGGTCAGCCGGCTGCTCGCCCGCCTGCCACGCCCCGGCGAGCTGGCCACGGCGGCGGTGTCGGGGTTGAACCGGCGGCGCTGA
- a CDS encoding MFS transporter has translation MTHQQAVPVQDSGSREARRVAVASFVGTAIEWYDFFLYGAAAALVFGPQFFPASDPSISQLAALTTFAVGFLARPIGGIVAGHFGDRIGRKRMLVISLLIMGMATVLVGLLPTYAQIGVAAPILLVVLRLAQGVGVGAEWGGAALMAVEHAPPSRRGLYGAAPQLGVPAGAIVANLVLLVASTSTREAFVDWGWRLGFLVSFVLVVFGLVIRRRLTESPLFAEAARHRPARVPLLEVLRDHPLAVLRSVFVTGASTAMGYIILTYILSYGTAEVGYSRNALLVVVILTSVVQLGAIYGLSGMADRYGRRKVIAAGAIAQAVVALLFFLVFDTGVFVLALVACVVAVITVSAQYGPLPALLSDQFPTRIRYSGVSLGYQLGNVVGGGLAPVLATAIFAASGSSLLVGAYLAGMALLALVAVACTPRAGA, from the coding sequence ATGACGCACCAGCAAGCCGTCCCCGTGCAGGACTCCGGCAGCCGCGAAGCGCGCCGGGTGGCCGTCGCGAGTTTCGTGGGCACCGCCATCGAGTGGTACGACTTCTTCCTCTACGGCGCGGCCGCCGCGCTCGTCTTCGGACCCCAGTTCTTTCCCGCGAGCGACCCTTCGATCAGCCAGCTCGCCGCCCTGACCACGTTCGCGGTCGGCTTCCTGGCCCGGCCGATCGGCGGGATCGTCGCCGGTCATTTCGGCGACCGGATCGGCCGCAAGCGGATGCTCGTCATCTCGCTGCTGATCATGGGCATGGCCACGGTGCTGGTCGGGCTCCTGCCCACCTACGCCCAGATCGGCGTCGCCGCACCGATCCTGCTCGTCGTCCTGCGGCTCGCGCAGGGTGTGGGTGTCGGCGCGGAATGGGGCGGCGCCGCGCTGATGGCGGTCGAACACGCGCCGCCGTCCCGCCGCGGGCTCTACGGCGCGGCACCGCAACTGGGCGTTCCGGCGGGGGCGATCGTGGCGAACCTCGTGCTGCTGGTGGCGTCCACGTCCACGCGGGAGGCATTCGTCGACTGGGGCTGGCGGCTGGGTTTCCTGGTCAGCTTCGTACTGGTGGTCTTCGGCCTGGTGATCCGGCGGCGCCTCACCGAAAGCCCCCTGTTCGCCGAAGCCGCCCGGCACCGGCCCGCCCGCGTGCCGCTGCTGGAGGTGCTGCGCGACCACCCGCTCGCCGTGCTGCGCTCGGTGTTCGTGACCGGCGCGTCCACCGCGATGGGCTACATCATCCTCACCTACATCCTGTCCTACGGCACGGCCGAGGTCGGGTACTCACGCAACGCGCTGCTGGTCGTCGTGATCCTCACCAGTGTCGTGCAGCTCGGCGCGATCTACGGGCTCTCCGGCATGGCCGACCGCTACGGCAGGCGCAAGGTGATCGCCGCGGGCGCGATCGCCCAGGCCGTGGTGGCGCTGCTGTTCTTCCTCGTGTTCGACACCGGGGTGTTCGTGCTGGCGCTGGTCGCGTGCGTCGTCGCGGTGATCACCGTGTCGGCCCAGTACGGGCCGCTGCCCGCGCTGCTGTCCGACCAGTTCCCCACCCGGATCCGCTACAGCGGCGTGTCGCTGGGCTACCAGCTGGGCAACGTCGTCGGCGGCGGGCTCGCGCCGGTGCTGGCGACCGCGATCTTCGCCGCGTCCGGCAGTTCCCTGCTGGTCGGCGCCTACCTGGCAGGCATGGCGCTGCTCGCGCTGGTCGCCGTCGCCTGCACCCCGAGGGCCGGCGCGTGA